The following is a genomic window from Chania multitudinisentens RB-25.
GCAGGCTGGCCATCAGTGGCAATCACCTTGCGGGGTTTGGCAACAGCTGACTGGCGTAGCGCTGCGCAGACGAATGGTCACGCGGCTACGGGCTTTGCGTAATGACAGCAACAGCAAGGCATTAAACGCCAGCACAGACAGGATCACCAGCAGGCTGTATTGCGGATGCTGGGTAAAGGTCGCAGCCTGGTAGAACAACGTCGCCAGTGAATAGGCGACGTTCAGCCCCCACAGGATAGAGAACGTCATCCAGCCGCGGCTGGATTCACGGGCAATAGCTCCCATCACCGAAACGCACGGCACGTACAGCAGCACAAAGATCAGGTAACTGTAAGCGGAAATTGAAGTGCCGAATTTGCTGCTCATCATGCCCATGGAACCAGCGCCCATCTCACCATCGCCTTTGCTGGCTTCGATAGGGTTAGAGAGCACGCTGAGACTGAACGTATCTCGCAGACCTTGCCAGGTTTCCTGCGCAGCCGCCGCTAGTTCATCCAGTAAATTGAAATTGGCGGCATCGAACGGTTCATTGGTGATGTGTTCGGCGGTATACAGGGTGTTGAGCGTTCCGACCACCACTTCTTTCGCCATGGCTCCGGTCACCAAGCCAACGGTAGCCTGCCAGTTATCACTGTGGACCCCCATCGGCTGTAGCAGCGGCGTCAGCACCTTAGAAACCGATGCCAGCGCGGAGTCATTGATATTATCCACGGGTTTGCCGCTGAAAGAGAAGCTGTTCAGGCCACCGATAAAGATACTGGCGATCACAATCACTTTCCCGGCGCGCAGCACAAAACCTTTCAGGCGCTGCCAGGCCTGCAACAGCAGGCTTCTCAGGTGCGGTACATGGTAGACCGGCAGTTCCATGACGAAGGGTGAAGCTTCGCCGCGCATGATGGTGTATTTCAATACCAGGCCAGTGAGAATGGCAACCACGATCCCCAGCATATACAGCGAGAATACGATGCTCGCACCACCCTGGCCGAAGAAGGCGGCGGCGAAAACGGCGAAGATTGCCAAACGCGCCCCGCAGGACATAAAGGGAGCCATCATGATAGTGATCAGGCGTTCACGCTGGGCATCCAGCGTGCGGGCCCCCATAATCGAGGGTACATTACAGCCGAAACCGACGATCAACGGCACGAAGGATTTACCCGGTAGCCCCAGCGCCTGCATCAGGCGATCCATCACAAAGGCTGCACGCGCCATGTAGCCGGAATCCTCCAGGAAAGACAGGAACAGGTACATCATGCCGATCTGCGGCACCAGTGGCAGCACGGTGTTGATCCCGCCGCCAACGCCCTGCGCCAGGAAGATGGTCAGCCATTCTGGGAAGTGCAGGGTATAACCGACCCATTGAATCCCCTGAATAAAGATTGCTGCCGAACCGAGATCGAAAATCGGTTGCAGTGCGCCGCCAATGTTAATTGCCAGTAAGAACATCAGGTACATCACCAGCAGGAAAATAGGCACGCCCAGCCAGCGGTTAAGGATCACCTTATCCAGCATTTCAGTCAGGCGGTTTGGCAAAGCCTGTTGTGAATTGCTGACCGCATCGCAAATGGTGGTGATCGATTGGTAACGAGCATCCGCAATCACCAGTGCCGGCTCTTCCTGTTGCAAGGCCAGCCGGGCTTCCGGCAGCAATGAGGTGGCATTGCCTGCCAATTGGTGGCTATAGATATCCCCTTCCAGCATTTGCAGCGCTAACCAGCGGCGTTGTTCGTTAGGCAGATATTGCGGCATAGCTGCGGCCAGCCGGTTGACTTCGTGCAGCAACAACGGCGGATAATTGACCAACGCTTTGGGTTCATTGAACTGGTGGCCGTCAATCATCTGTTTCAGCACGCCAATGCCATCGGCTTTGGTGGAGATCAACGGCACCACAGGGCAACCCAACTGTGCAGCCAGAGCGGCAATATCAATCTCAATATGCTGGCTTCTGGCGATATCCAGCATGTTCAGCGCCACAATGCAGGGAATACCCAGTTCCAGCAGTTGCAGCGTCAGGTAAAGGTTGCGCTCCAGATTTGAAGCATCCACCACGTTGATCAGCAAATCCGCGTCACCACTGAGAATGTAGTGGCAGGCGATTTGTTCATCCAGGGAAGTCTGTTCAGAGATGGTGGTAAGTGAGTAGGTACCAGGGAGATCGACCAGCGTGATTTGCGATTGCGGCGTAGTAAAATGGCCTTCTTTACGTTCGACCGTGACCCCAGCCCAGTTGCCGACTCGCTGGCGTGCTCCGGTGAGCTGGTTGAACAGCGTGGTTTTCCCCGAGTTCGGATTACCTATTAAGCCGATAGTGAGTTTTTTCATAATCCAATCTGATGTTAGTCAATTGAAGAACGGCCTGGCATGGAGCCACGGCAAAAGCCTGAAACAGGCGGCAGGGCTTACGCCTGGCCGTCGATCAGGATCAGGTCTAGATCTTTTTTTCGCAGCACCAAACTGACGCGGCGGGTTTTTATTTCGATCGGATCGCCAAACGGGGCGACGCGTATCACTTCAAATAATGAACCGGGCAGCATACCGAGTGACAGCAGTTTCTGGCGGTAAGCGGGGCTGATTTCACTGGAGAAACCGGCGATTTTATAGGTCTGCTTAGGAAGAAGATGCATATTACCTTCTTGGTGATAAAGACGTTGCTTCTGAAACGTCGCTTTCAGAACCATTTTCTACCCAGATTACCGGAAGAAGAGTCAACGGGGCTGAAATGGCACTAATAAACACGCAACATAATAATAGTGAGAACGATTATCGTAATCAATACAAAAAGTAGGGATATTGGTTGCTAAATGTACTGTTTTATTGCTGTACATCAAAAAGACGTGGGAATGTTGTGCGGAGATAAGGAAGGGGCGGAGTGAACTCCGCCCTTAATGGTGAGGCTTAGCGTTTTTTACCGAATGCCGCCGCCAGTGCATCGCCCATGGCGCTATTGCCTGCCGGGGAAGTGTTACGCGGTTTGGCTTTATTGGCTGGTGCGCGTGACGCGTTGTCACGTGTGGGAGCATTGTTGCTATTACCGTTGCCACGGCGTGGTGAACCTTCACCTGGCTGCTCATCCAGGCGCATGCTGAGGGCGATACGCTTGCGCTGTAAATCGACCTCCATCACCTTCACTTTGACGATATCGCCCGCTTTCACCACGC
Proteins encoded in this region:
- the feoB gene encoding Fe(2+) transporter permease subunit FeoB, whose protein sequence is MKKLTIGLIGNPNSGKTTLFNQLTGARQRVGNWAGVTVERKEGHFTTPQSQITLVDLPGTYSLTTISEQTSLDEQIACHYILSGDADLLINVVDASNLERNLYLTLQLLELGIPCIVALNMLDIARSQHIEIDIAALAAQLGCPVVPLISTKADGIGVLKQMIDGHQFNEPKALVNYPPLLLHEVNRLAAAMPQYLPNEQRRWLALQMLEGDIYSHQLAGNATSLLPEARLALQQEEPALVIADARYQSITTICDAVSNSQQALPNRLTEMLDKVILNRWLGVPIFLLVMYLMFLLAINIGGALQPIFDLGSAAIFIQGIQWVGYTLHFPEWLTIFLAQGVGGGINTVLPLVPQIGMMYLFLSFLEDSGYMARAAFVMDRLMQALGLPGKSFVPLIVGFGCNVPSIMGARTLDAQRERLITIMMAPFMSCGARLAIFAVFAAAFFGQGGASIVFSLYMLGIVVAILTGLVLKYTIMRGEASPFVMELPVYHVPHLRSLLLQAWQRLKGFVLRAGKVIVIASIFIGGLNSFSFSGKPVDNINDSALASVSKVLTPLLQPMGVHSDNWQATVGLVTGAMAKEVVVGTLNTLYTAEHITNEPFDAANFNLLDELAAAAQETWQGLRDTFSLSVLSNPIEASKGDGEMGAGSMGMMSSKFGTSISAYSYLIFVLLYVPCVSVMGAIARESSRGWMTFSILWGLNVAYSLATLFYQAATFTQHPQYSLLVILSVLAFNALLLLSLRKARSRVTIRLRSATPVSCCQTPQGDCH
- the feoA gene encoding ferrous iron transporter A, producing the protein MHLLPKQTYKIAGFSSEISPAYRQKLLSLGMLPGSLFEVIRVAPFGDPIEIKTRRVSLVLRKKDLDLILIDGQA